The following are from one region of the Desulfobacterales bacterium genome:
- a CDS encoding sigma 54-interacting transcriptional regulator: protein MNDNCSKILPINEPETRHEGHTEGSVQHPTDFSQDSVHQNSSGKAARNEIKRLCAIFQQSKIIKLIVDPATDNIIDANQAASNFFGRSAASLKTQRLNDIINLPPIKRQQNFILPKIIKGIALPFQYRLPLGKIIDLELFIDPVLIQGKPWLYHIVIHDISERKRITGYLQRARERVQDIFQNAHVGIYQIAKDGRFIFANPTTAAMFGYDSPQDLITNVKTVAQHYADPRERKDIVTMLTHSLNSKEFELRLKRKDGTVFWALCDSRIVRDKIGNPIHFEGFMTDISAQKQAETTLKKTEQKLNDIFKNAHIGIYQIYPEGLFKFANPATAKMFGYESPEELIENVNHVEKLYANPKQRQEILEQIDQQPEGNLIQTQFKRKDGSLFWVAFDSRIVRDPTGAILYYEGFMSDISKNKAIEAALRKTERKVQNIFDNTPVGIYQITPEGKVLFANPAAAIMFGYESPDELVLDMDNIEPLYVNPNCRKIIVDNLNQYGVNNTAEIEFRRKDGTTFWCSHRSRIVRDEKGQFIHYEVFLSDITQRRKAEEALHYAIEKKELYRQNLETTFRSIPNEIISVDKDLRVIAKNNAFNDSYCIFSTIRPGDSLQQIFRHTPCPCVEHLFKTIKTRIPLRNHQIECVHGGNPTQIKEINCSLLLDEGNHEAGGALLVMTNITRLTTLEKTLNDRNSFRNIIGRSSVMQNIYRLLELLADLNTTVLITGESGTGKELIADALHYGGDKRSKPIVRVNCGALPDNLLESELFGHVRGAFTGAVKDKIGRFQAAEGGTIFLDEIGDISPLLQLKLLRVLEHKEYERVGDVKTYKANVRIVAATNADLQSKIKQGLFRQDLFYRLKVMPIKLPPLRERASDIPMLTRHFVEIFNESMRKSIDGVTDEVMTHFMQYSWPGNVRELKHAIEHACILCPKHKISLSHLPLELMTPDPLRTDDPTPTKKQAVEPDQILDALRLAEGNKAKAARLLGIGRVTLYRKLKEFNLDSVL from the coding sequence ATGAACGATAATTGTTCCAAGATATTGCCCATTAATGAGCCGGAAACCCGTCACGAAGGGCATACTGAAGGTTCTGTTCAACACCCGACAGATTTTTCTCAAGACAGTGTTCATCAAAACAGCTCAGGGAAAGCCGCTCGGAATGAAATAAAACGACTCTGCGCCATCTTCCAGCAGAGCAAAATCATCAAGTTGATCGTAGATCCCGCAACAGACAATATTATCGATGCCAATCAGGCTGCCAGCAATTTTTTCGGACGGTCCGCAGCCAGCCTGAAAACACAACGACTAAACGACATCATTAACCTCCCCCCCATCAAGCGTCAGCAAAATTTTATCCTGCCCAAAATCATAAAAGGCATTGCACTCCCGTTTCAATATAGACTGCCTTTGGGCAAAATCATCGATTTGGAGCTGTTCATTGATCCTGTCCTGATTCAGGGGAAGCCTTGGCTCTACCATATCGTCATCCATGATATTTCTGAACGCAAACGGATCACCGGTTATTTACAGAGAGCCAGGGAACGCGTTCAGGATATCTTTCAGAATGCCCACGTAGGAATTTATCAAATTGCAAAAGACGGTCGATTTATCTTCGCCAATCCGACCACGGCAGCCATGTTCGGATATGACAGTCCCCAGGACCTGATCACAAACGTAAAAACCGTCGCGCAGCATTATGCGGATCCACGGGAACGCAAAGATATCGTAACGATGCTCACCCATTCATTAAACTCAAAAGAGTTTGAGCTTCGACTGAAACGCAAAGACGGAACCGTATTCTGGGCCTTGTGCGATTCACGCATTGTCCGGGACAAAATAGGAAATCCGATTCATTTTGAAGGATTCATGACCGATATTTCCGCACAAAAACAAGCGGAAACTACACTTAAAAAAACCGAGCAAAAACTAAACGACATTTTCAAAAATGCCCACATCGGCATATACCAGATTTATCCTGAAGGCTTGTTTAAATTCGCCAATCCCGCAACCGCAAAAATGTTCGGCTATGAATCCCCGGAAGAGCTGATCGAAAACGTGAACCATGTCGAAAAATTATATGCCAATCCGAAACAACGTCAGGAAATTCTCGAACAGATCGATCAGCAGCCTGAAGGAAATTTAATTCAAACCCAGTTCAAGCGAAAAGACGGGTCTCTGTTCTGGGTTGCGTTTGATTCAAGAATCGTCAGGGACCCTACCGGGGCCATTTTGTATTACGAAGGATTCATGAGCGATATTTCCAAAAATAAAGCTATTGAAGCAGCCCTGCGGAAAACAGAACGCAAAGTTCAAAATATCTTCGATAACACACCGGTCGGAATTTATCAGATCACACCGGAAGGCAAAGTGCTCTTTGCAAATCCTGCGGCCGCAATAATGTTCGGTTACGAGTCTCCGGACGAGCTGGTCCTGGATATGGACAATATTGAACCGCTTTACGTCAATCCAAACTGCCGTAAAATCATAGTGGACAACCTGAATCAATACGGGGTGAACAACACCGCTGAGATTGAATTCAGACGAAAAGACGGCACCACATTCTGGTGTTCACACCGCTCACGGATTGTCCGGGACGAAAAGGGTCAGTTTATCCATTATGAAGTCTTTCTCTCAGATATCACTCAACGCCGAAAAGCGGAGGAAGCACTTCATTATGCCATTGAAAAAAAAGAACTCTACCGGCAGAATCTTGAAACCACCTTCCGCAGCATTCCCAATGAAATCATCTCCGTGGATAAAGACCTGCGGGTGATTGCCAAAAACAATGCCTTCAACGACAGCTACTGCATATTTTCAACCATCCGTCCCGGAGATTCTCTACAGCAGATTTTCAGGCATACCCCCTGCCCCTGCGTTGAACACCTGTTCAAAACGATTAAAACCCGAATCCCGCTCCGGAATCATCAGATTGAATGCGTTCACGGCGGCAATCCAACCCAGATCAAAGAGATCAACTGTTCTCTGCTGCTCGACGAAGGCAACCACGAGGCCGGCGGAGCGCTTCTGGTCATGACCAACATCACCCGCCTTACCACTCTTGAAAAAACGCTCAACGACCGAAACAGCTTCAGAAACATTATCGGCAGAAGCAGTGTGATGCAGAATATCTACCGTCTGCTCGAGCTACTCGCGGATCTGAACACCACCGTTTTGATCACGGGCGAAAGTGGCACGGGTAAAGAGCTGATAGCCGACGCGCTTCATTACGGAGGAGATAAGCGTTCAAAACCGATTGTCAGGGTAAATTGCGGAGCGCTTCCGGACAACCTGCTGGAAAGCGAACTGTTCGGGCATGTACGCGGGGCATTCACCGGTGCGGTTAAAGATAAAATCGGCCGGTTTCAAGCGGCAGAGGGAGGAACCATCTTTCTGGATGAAATTGGAGACATCTCCCCCCTGCTTCAGCTCAAACTGCTCCGGGTTCTGGAGCATAAAGAATACGAACGCGTGGGAGATGTAAAAACATATAAAGCCAACGTCCGGATCGTTGCCGCCACCAATGCGGATTTACAGTCAAAAATAAAGCAGGGGCTCTTCAGACAGGACCTGTTTTACCGGTTGAAAGTCATGCCAATAAAACTTCCCCCGCTCAGAGAACGGGCATCCGATATTCCTATGCTGACCCGGCATTTTGTCGAAATATTCAATGAAAGTATGCGAAAATCCATCGATGGCGTTACAGACGAAGTCATGACACACTTCATGCAATATTCATGGCCGGGCAATGTTCGGGAACTCAAACACGCAATCGAACATGCCTGTATTTTATGCCCGAAACATAAGATATCTTTAAGCCATCTACCCCTGGAGCTGATGACCCCTGATCCTCTGCGAACGGACGATCCAACCCCAACGAAAAAACAGGCGGTCGAACCGGACCAGATTCTGGATGCGCTCAGGCTTGCCGAAGGCAACAAAGCCAAAGCAGCGCGTCTGCTGGGCATCGGTCGGGTTACATTGTATAGAAAGCTCAAAGAATTCAATCTGGACTCCGTCCTGTAA
- the ispG gene encoding flavodoxin-dependent (E)-4-hydroxy-3-methylbut-2-enyl-diphosphate synthase has product MTSENRPRLTRQICIGNVKVGGGAPVTVQSMTNTFTCDVTATVGQIHRLEQAGCDIVRVAVPDQESALAISDIKKAISIPLIADIHFDYQLAIAAAQAGADALRINPGNIGSKMKVRAVVDCATDLGLPIRIGVNAGSLEKDILEKYNGATAEGMVESAMRHVELLTSVGFDQIKISLKASDVHRTLGAYRLLSSVTDFPLHVGVTEAGGLYSGIVKSSIGIGMLLSEGIGDTIRVSLTRDPVEEIRVGFEILKALNLRQRGPEIISCPTCGRCKINLFDIVEQVEKALASMTQPIKIAIMGCVVNGPGEAREADIGIAGGDGIGILFKKGQVVKKCPQEDLVDVLLDEVRMYVEKQG; this is encoded by the coding sequence ATGACTTCAGAAAACAGACCCAGACTGACAAGACAGATCTGTATCGGGAATGTAAAGGTGGGGGGGGGCGCGCCAGTCACGGTCCAGTCCATGACCAATACCTTCACCTGTGATGTGACGGCTACCGTTGGGCAGATTCATCGCCTTGAACAGGCCGGCTGTGATATTGTGCGGGTGGCTGTGCCGGATCAGGAGTCAGCCCTCGCCATATCCGACATTAAAAAAGCTATATCGATTCCATTGATTGCGGACATCCATTTTGATTATCAGTTGGCGATAGCCGCTGCACAGGCGGGGGCGGACGCGCTTCGGATCAATCCCGGAAACATCGGCAGCAAAATGAAAGTCAGGGCGGTTGTGGATTGTGCAACCGATCTGGGGCTTCCGATTCGAATCGGTGTCAATGCCGGATCTCTTGAAAAAGATATTTTGGAAAAATACAACGGGGCGACGGCGGAGGGGATGGTTGAAAGTGCCATGCGCCACGTGGAATTGCTGACCTCGGTGGGATTTGACCAGATAAAGATTTCACTCAAGGCTTCCGATGTGCATCGTACTCTGGGTGCATATCGTCTCCTTTCGTCTGTAACGGATTTTCCACTTCATGTCGGGGTGACCGAGGCCGGAGGGCTTTATTCCGGAATCGTAAAATCGTCCATTGGAATCGGCATGCTCCTTTCCGAGGGAATCGGAGATACGATCCGGGTGTCATTGACCCGGGATCCGGTCGAGGAAATCCGGGTAGGCTTTGAGATTTTAAAGGCGTTGAATCTTCGTCAGCGCGGTCCTGAAATTATCTCCTGCCCGACATGCGGACGGTGTAAAATCAATCTTTTCGATATTGTCGAGCAGGTGGAAAAAGCCCTCGCATCTATGACTCAGCCCATAAAGATTGCCATTATGGGGTGTGTGGTAAACGGTCCGGGCGAAGCCAGGGAAGCTGACATCGGAATTGCCGGTGGTGATGGCATTGGAATTTTGTTCAAAAAGGGACAGGTCGTTAAAAAATGTCCTCAGGAGGATCTGGTTGACGTATTACTTGATGAAGTGCGCATGTATGTGGAAAAACAGGGGTAA
- the proS gene encoding proline--tRNA ligase produces MGKQVKTAITPTRDENYSEWYQQVVKASDLAERSQVRGCMVIKPWGYALWENIVREMDDLFKQTGVKNAYFPLFIPLSFLEKEAEHVEGFAKECAVVTHHRLEKSADGGLVPAGRLAEPLVVRPTSETIIGDSFSRWVSSYRDLPILLNQWCNVVRWEMRTRIFLRTSEFLWQEGHTVHATEKEAVDRTHMMLDVYAKMVEECLAMPVIKGRKTASERFPGAVDTLCIEAFMQDRKALQAGTSHFLGQNFARASGIKFQSAAEVEEYAWTTSWGTSTRLVGGVIMTHGDDDGIILPPRVASSHVVLLPIVRKPDELAAVMEYVNSLARQLRDQFYHGRRLTVEVDDRDIGGARGWEWIKKGIPVRVEIGPRDMAANSVFMGRRDKPHREKISMSREAFVGEIGRILDDIQKNLFDRALAYRQQHTVEIDARDEFYGFFTPRNAEQPEIHGGLALSHWCGSSECEAKIKEDLSVTIRCIPFDSKAESGRCICCGRDSSQRVIFAKAY; encoded by the coding sequence ATGGGAAAACAGGTGAAAACGGCGATTACGCCGACGAGAGATGAAAATTATTCGGAATGGTATCAGCAGGTGGTCAAGGCGTCGGATCTTGCCGAACGCTCCCAGGTCAGGGGTTGCATGGTGATCAAACCCTGGGGGTATGCGCTCTGGGAAAATATCGTGCGTGAAATGGATGATCTTTTCAAACAGACCGGTGTTAAAAATGCATATTTTCCCTTGTTTATACCGCTGAGCTTTCTGGAAAAGGAAGCCGAACATGTGGAGGGGTTCGCCAAGGAGTGCGCCGTGGTAACCCATCACAGGCTGGAAAAATCGGCCGACGGCGGATTGGTTCCCGCCGGCAGGCTGGCTGAGCCGCTGGTGGTCCGGCCGACATCTGAAACCATTATCGGCGATTCTTTTTCCAGATGGGTCAGCAGCTACCGGGATCTGCCCATTTTGTTAAACCAGTGGTGCAACGTGGTTCGCTGGGAGATGCGGACCCGCATTTTTTTAAGGACCAGTGAGTTTTTGTGGCAGGAAGGGCACACGGTGCATGCCACCGAGAAGGAGGCGGTGGACCGGACGCACATGATGCTGGATGTGTATGCCAAAATGGTCGAAGAGTGTCTGGCCATGCCGGTCATCAAGGGGAGAAAGACCGCGTCAGAACGATTTCCCGGGGCGGTGGATACCCTGTGCATAGAAGCCTTTATGCAGGATCGAAAGGCCCTTCAGGCCGGCACATCGCATTTTCTGGGACAGAATTTTGCCAGGGCGTCCGGCATAAAATTTCAGTCGGCCGCAGAAGTCGAAGAATACGCGTGGACGACCTCCTGGGGGACCTCGACCCGGCTGGTCGGCGGGGTCATCATGACGCATGGTGATGATGACGGGATCATTCTTCCTCCGCGGGTTGCTTCATCGCATGTGGTGCTGCTGCCGATCGTTCGCAAGCCCGACGAGCTGGCTGCCGTGATGGAGTATGTAAATTCGCTGGCAAGGCAACTTCGGGATCAGTTTTATCACGGCCGGAGGCTGACCGTGGAGGTTGATGATCGGGATATCGGCGGGGCCAGGGGCTGGGAATGGATTAAAAAAGGGATACCGGTTCGTGTGGAAATCGGTCCCCGGGATATGGCTGCCAACAGCGTGTTTATGGGACGGCGGGATAAACCCCATCGGGAAAAAATTTCCATGAGCCGAGAGGCCTTTGTCGGCGAGATTGGCCGGATACTGGACGATATCCAGAAAAACCTGTTTGATCGCGCGCTTGCGTATCGTCAGCAGCATACCGTGGAGATTGATGCCCGGGATGAATTTTATGGTTTTTTTACGCCCAGAAATGCAGAACAGCCGGAAATTCACGGCGGGCTGGCACTGTCTCACTGGTGTGGCTCTTCGGAGTGTGAAGCGAAAATTAAAGAGGATCTCAGTGTCACGATCCGGTGTATTCCGTTTGACTCAAAGGCAGAATCCGGGCGGTGTATCTGCTGCGGCCGGGACAGCAGTCAGCGGGTCATATTTGCAAAGGCATACTGA
- a CDS encoding bifunctional (p)ppGpp synthetase/guanosine-3',5'-bis(diphosphate) 3'-pyrophosphohydrolase, with product MIRISDIIDKILEHNPDADVDLIDRAYIYSARVHEGQVRLSGEPYLMHPLEVAGILADMKLDVVSIAAGLLHDVIEDTHASPEDILEMFGPEVCHIVSGVTKLSVLQFTSSEARQAESIRKMLLAMADDIRVILIKLADRLHNMRTLQFHTKSKQIKIAQETLDIYAPIASRLGIYSIKIELEDAAFKYVYPEEYEQIKIQVSKDKAERENYIETVKRIIKEKMMEAHLECEVLGRYKHFFSIYQKMVSQDLSFEDVYDIMAFRVILDTVPQCYEALGLVHALWKPVPKKFKDYIGVPKSNMYQSLHTTVIGPIGERIEIQIRTGEMDKVAKSGIAAHWSYKEGERIDEGISKTFSWVQSLVENQENFKNPEEFLENVRIDLFPDEVYIFTPRGDIKSMPKGATPVDFAYLIHTEVGNQCTGCKVNGRMVPLQYELKTGDIVEVITLKGHNPSKDWLNFVKTVKARSKIRQWIKTQEKGRSIALGREMCEKASRKYRLNFNTLMKSQKMVEVAEAFGFKAIDDLIASVGYGKVTPLQLIRKFEVKPGGGDWSQESFLNKLIDRVRKKRPKTGIIVQGIDDVLIRFGKCCQPVPGDSINGYITQGYGVTVHRTNCINSLKMNPERQIDVSWALDKIDTYPVKIYVRCIDRLGLLADLAATINKTGANILTSETRTLENEAVDCLFTITVEDTEHLGKVFAALKKVKSVQHVKRVNA from the coding sequence ATGATCAGAATCAGTGATATTATTGATAAAATTCTCGAGCATAATCCGGATGCCGATGTCGATCTTATAGATCGGGCCTATATATATTCTGCCAGGGTTCATGAGGGGCAGGTCAGGTTGTCGGGTGAGCCGTATCTGATGCATCCCCTTGAAGTGGCCGGTATACTGGCCGATATGAAGCTGGACGTGGTCAGCATCGCGGCAGGACTGCTGCATGATGTCATCGAGGATACGCACGCGTCGCCTGAAGACATACTGGAAATGTTCGGGCCCGAGGTCTGTCATATCGTCTCCGGGGTCACCAAGCTCAGCGTACTGCAGTTTACCAGTTCCGAGGCGCGTCAGGCAGAAAGTATCCGAAAGATGCTGCTGGCCATGGCCGATGATATCCGCGTGATTCTGATCAAACTGGCGGATCGTCTTCATAATATGCGGACCCTGCAGTTTCACACGAAGAGCAAGCAGATAAAAATTGCTCAGGAAACCCTTGATATTTATGCACCGATAGCGTCGAGGCTCGGAATATACAGCATAAAGATTGAGCTGGAAGATGCCGCGTTCAAATATGTTTACCCCGAAGAATACGAACAGATCAAAATTCAGGTCAGCAAGGACAAGGCCGAGCGGGAAAACTATATCGAAACGGTTAAGCGCATCATCAAGGAAAAAATGATGGAGGCGCATCTGGAATGCGAAGTTCTCGGCCGATATAAGCATTTTTTCAGTATTTATCAGAAAATGGTCAGTCAGGATCTTTCGTTTGAAGATGTGTACGATATCATGGCATTCCGGGTTATTCTGGATACCGTTCCCCAGTGTTATGAAGCGCTCGGGTTGGTTCATGCACTCTGGAAACCGGTCCCCAAGAAATTCAAGGATTATATCGGGGTCCCCAAATCCAATATGTATCAGTCGCTGCATACGACGGTGATCGGGCCGATCGGAGAACGGATTGAAATTCAGATACGAACCGGGGAAATGGATAAGGTCGCCAAATCCGGGATTGCCGCGCACTGGAGTTATAAAGAAGGCGAACGGATCGACGAGGGAATCAGCAAGACCTTTTCCTGGGTTCAGAGTCTGGTGGAAAATCAGGAAAATTTCAAGAATCCGGAAGAATTCCTGGAAAATGTCCGGATCGATCTCTTTCCCGACGAAGTTTATATATTTACCCCACGGGGAGACATTAAATCGATGCCCAAGGGGGCAACGCCAGTGGACTTTGCCTATTTAATTCATACGGAAGTGGGGAATCAGTGCACCGGTTGCAAAGTCAACGGGCGGATGGTGCCGTTGCAGTATGAACTGAAAACCGGTGATATCGTGGAAGTCATCACCCTCAAAGGGCATAACCCGAGCAAGGACTGGCTCAATTTTGTCAAAACCGTCAAGGCCAGATCCAAGATCAGACAGTGGATAAAGACACAGGAAAAGGGGCGAAGCATCGCCCTCGGTCGGGAAATGTGTGAAAAGGCTTCCCGGAAATATCGACTGAATTTCAATACATTGATGAAATCCCAGAAAATGGTCGAGGTGGCCGAAGCCTTCGGGTTTAAAGCCATTGACGATCTGATCGCCAGCGTTGGCTATGGGAAGGTCACTCCCTTGCAGCTGATCCGCAAGTTTGAGGTAAAGCCGGGTGGTGGAGACTGGTCGCAGGAATCGTTTTTAAACAAGCTCATTGACAGGGTCCGAAAAAAGAGACCGAAAACCGGAATCATTGTTCAGGGAATCGACGATGTGCTGATCCGGTTCGGAAAATGCTGCCAGCCGGTTCCGGGTGATTCGATCAACGGCTACATCACCCAGGGATATGGCGTTACGGTTCACCGGACAAATTGTATCAACTCTCTGAAAATGAATCCGGAGAGACAGATCGATGTGTCATGGGCACTGGATAAAATTGATACATATCCGGTAAAAATTTATGTGCGCTGTATCGACCGGCTGGGTCTGCTGGCGGATTTGGCAGCCACCATCAATAAAACCGGGGCAAACATACTGACTTCAGAAACGCGGACCCTGGAAAATGAAGCGGTTGACTGCCTTTTCACCATTACCGTAGAAGACACGGAACACTTGGGGAAAGTGTTTGCAGCTCTGAAAAAAGTCAAATCCGTTCAGCACGTCAAACGGGTGAATGCTTAA
- the rpmB gene encoding 50S ribosomal protein L28 produces MSKMCEICGKAPLVGNNVSHAHNKTKRRFNPNLQRVRVLRNGQVKKINVCTNCIKSGFVVKTA; encoded by the coding sequence ATGTCTAAGATGTGTGAAATTTGTGGGAAAGCACCGCTTGTCGGCAATAACGTCAGCCATGCGCACAATAAAACCAAACGTCGTTTCAACCCCAATCTGCAAAGAGTCCGTGTGCTTAGAAACGGACAGGTGAAAAAAATCAACGTATGCACCAACTGCATCAAATCAGGATTTGTTGTAAAAACAGCTTAA
- a CDS encoding outer membrane protein assembly factor BamD, producing MKRLLITCLMTLIMCSGCAWFQTKENLPAHELASNGMEAFSSGHYRNAIESFEKLKDWYPFSQYAILAELKIADAHYHLKEYEDAVAAYEEFESLHPRNEAVPYVIFQTGLCYYEQISSVDRDQTSARKSADIFTRVTDRYPDNEYAQRGSRLLKECMKQLCGHDLYVGKFYLKSKHYKAALCRFKQILTHYPDVGIHQEALQYIALCEQKLSGQQPEKE from the coding sequence ATGAAAAGATTACTGATTACTTGCCTGATGACATTAATCATGTGCAGTGGATGTGCCTGGTTTCAAACCAAAGAAAATCTGCCGGCACATGAACTGGCCAGCAACGGAATGGAAGCCTTCAGCAGCGGTCATTACCGGAACGCCATCGAGAGCTTTGAAAAGCTTAAAGACTGGTATCCGTTCAGCCAGTATGCCATCCTGGCTGAACTCAAAATCGCGGACGCCCACTACCATCTGAAGGAATATGAAGATGCCGTTGCGGCATATGAAGAGTTTGAAAGCCTTCATCCCCGAAACGAGGCGGTTCCCTATGTGATTTTTCAGACGGGGCTGTGCTATTACGAGCAGATCAGCTCTGTGGACCGGGACCAGACATCGGCCAGAAAAAGCGCGGACATATTCACCCGCGTGACTGACCGGTATCCTGATAATGAATATGCCCAACGGGGCAGCAGGCTGCTGAAGGAATGCATGAAACAGCTTTGCGGCCATGATTTGTATGTGGGAAAATTTTATTTGAAAAGCAAACATTACAAAGCGGCGCTTTGCCGGTTCAAACAGATTTTAACGCATTATCCGGATGTGGGTATTCATCAGGAAGCATTGCAATATATTGCATTGTGCGAGCAAAAGCTGTCCGGCCAGCAACCTGAAAAAGAATAA
- the trxB gene encoding thioredoxin-disulfide reductase, which yields MQNVDYDLVIIGGGPAGLTAGLYAARAKLNVILIEKIAPGGQILITDWIENYPGFPKGLSGADLVDKMTEQVKQFDLNIELNEVLSLDLSGQIKKITLNDRTITTLAVIIASGASPRKLGVPGEDTFYGRGLSSCATCDGPFFRNRTVAAVGGGDTAVQESMFLTKFAKKVYLIHRRDQLRATKILQERALANDKIEFIWDSVITGIGGLSNVENVTIKNVKTDKITELPVDGCFIWVGIVPNTDFLNNAVKVDDSGFIVADPHMRTSVPGVFTAGDIRNTPLRQVASAVGDAAIAALSAEHYIENIKP from the coding sequence ATGCAGAATGTGGATTATGATCTGGTTATCATCGGCGGTGGTCCGGCCGGTCTTACGGCCGGTCTGTATGCTGCGCGTGCAAAGCTCAACGTTATCCTGATCGAAAAAATCGCACCGGGCGGACAGATTCTCATCACAGACTGGATTGAAAATTACCCCGGATTTCCCAAGGGGCTTTCCGGCGCGGATTTAGTCGACAAAATGACAGAACAGGTCAAGCAGTTCGACCTGAACATCGAACTGAATGAGGTACTTTCATTGGATCTGTCCGGACAGATAAAAAAAATCACCTTAAATGATCGTACCATTACGACACTTGCCGTTATTATTGCATCCGGTGCCTCCCCGCGAAAACTCGGGGTCCCCGGGGAAGATACATTTTACGGCCGGGGGTTGTCCTCGTGTGCCACCTGTGACGGACCTTTTTTCAGAAACCGGACGGTGGCAGCTGTCGGCGGCGGAGATACCGCTGTTCAGGAAAGCATGTTTCTGACCAAATTTGCCAAAAAGGTCTATCTGATCCATCGCAGAGACCAGCTCAGAGCAACTAAAATTTTGCAGGAACGTGCGCTGGCCAACGATAAAATTGAATTTATCTGGGATTCTGTCATCACCGGCATCGGCGGTTTGAGCAACGTTGAAAACGTCACCATCAAAAACGTCAAAACCGACAAGATAACGGAACTTCCCGTAGACGGCTGTTTTATCTGGGTAGGGATCGTACCCAATACGGATTTTCTGAATAATGCGGTCAAGGTCGACGATTCCGGGTTTATTGTGGCTGACCCGCATATGAGGACATCGGTACCCGGCGTATTTACAGCCGGAGATATCCGAAACACGCCGTTAAGACAAGTAGCCAGTGCAGTGGGGGATGCCGCCATCGCCGCGCTTTCGGCCGAGCACTATATCGAGAATATAAAACCATGA
- the trxA gene encoding thioredoxin has translation MAEEILEVDDSSFETEVLNADKPVLVDFWAPWCGPCRALAPVVDELAAKLSDRIKFTKCNVDNSPETPATYGIKSIPTLIFFKNGKEVDKITGAVAKSKIEEKLTSLL, from the coding sequence ATGGCCGAGGAAATTTTAGAAGTCGATGACAGCAGCTTTGAAACTGAAGTGTTGAACGCAGATAAACCGGTACTGGTTGATTTCTGGGCTCCATGGTGTGGTCCGTGCCGTGCGTTGGCGCCGGTGGTTGACGAGCTGGCTGCGAAATTGAGTGACAGAATCAAATTCACCAAATGCAATGTGGACAACAGCCCGGAAACGCCTGCCACATACGGAATCAAATCCATCCCGACCCTGATATTCTTCAAAAACGGAAAAGAGGTCGACAAGATAACCGGCGCCGTAGCAAAATCAAAAATAGAAGAAAAATTAACCAGCTTATTATAG
- the purN gene encoding phosphoribosylglycinamide formyltransferase: MEDKLRIGALISGGGTNLQAVIDACESGKTDGRIVFVGSDNPEAKGLERAKKHGIPTFVVDYRKIIRNHRTCPDQTQCPEDFDLSDLMSKDRLFPATADPEKMIAYMLTRAAAEAQLLEQMRPYPFDLLILAGFMRKLTPYFIDRVNIDPRHPRIMNIHPALLPAFPGVDGYGDTWRYGCRVGGCTVHFIDYGEDSGPIIDQKAFHIEAVDTLDTVREKGLNLEWQLYPECIQLYARGRLETVKKVFDLGRGKTFQRSVVKILPVTGG, encoded by the coding sequence ATGGAGGATAAACTCCGAATCGGCGCATTGATATCCGGCGGGGGCACGAACCTGCAGGCGGTTATCGATGCCTGCGAATCAGGGAAAACAGATGGCCGCATCGTATTTGTGGGATCTGACAACCCGGAGGCAAAGGGGCTTGAACGGGCCAAAAAGCACGGGATTCCTACGTTCGTTGTGGATTACAGAAAGATTATCCGGAATCACCGAACCTGCCCGGATCAAACTCAATGCCCCGAAGATTTTGATCTGAGCGACCTGATGTCCAAAGATCGACTGTTTCCCGCGACTGCTGATCCCGAAAAGATGATCGCCTATATGCTTACCCGGGCGGCAGCTGAAGCGCAACTGCTCGAACAGATGCGGCCTTATCCGTTCGATCTGCTGATACTGGCCGGCTTTATGCGGAAGCTTACCCCTTATTTTATCGACAGGGTCAATATTGATCCTCGCCATCCCCGGATCATGAATATCCATCCGGCCCTTCTGCCGGCATTTCCAGGCGTGGACGGATATGGGGATACCTGGCGCTATGGATGCAGGGTAGGCGGCTGCACGGTTCATTTTATCGATTACGGTGAGGACTCCGGCCCGATCATCGACCAGAAGGCATTTCACATCGAAGCAGTCGACACGCTCGATACGGTCAGGGAAAAGGGGCTCAATCTCGAATGGCAGCTGTATCCCGAATGCATTCAGCTCTATGCCCGGGGACGTCTTGAAACTGTTAAAAAGGTATTCGATCTCGGCCGGGGGAAAACCTTTCAGCGGAGCGTTGTAAAAATTCTGCCGGTGACGGGAGGCTGA